The window CGTTTGAAAGCAATTTGTGGTCAAACCGGAGAGTTCCGTATCAATTCGATTCGAATGTATCATCTCTTAATCAGACCCGGGCAGTCAATGCCATGGCTGAATTGGAGGCAGTATCAAACATAGATTTCAGGCCGCGAAACGGTGAGGGCAACTATGTCCATTTTCAGAATTCAACCGTAAATAATTCTGCCGTTGGCATGAAAGGTGGAAGACAGGTTATCAATATCGTTAGCTGGTCTTCAAGGTTTATCATAGTACATGAATGCATGCATGCAGCAGGGTTCTGGCATGAACAATCCCGGCCTGATCGTGACAGCTTTGTGACCATTCATCTGGATAGAATTCCATCTGATAAGGAACACAATTTTGACAAGAAATCTTCGGCTGATGTCTTGGGGACTTATGATTTTGATTCTGTCATGCATTATGATCAATGCGCTTTCTCGGAGTGTTCTAATTGCAGTTCAAATTTGAGTAGCTGTAGAACCATAACGGTGAAGTCACCCAATACATCACAGCAGGGTGTTATCGGGCAGAGAGACCATTTGAGTGATCTGGATCAGCTTACGATGCAATATCTCTATCCGCCAAGTAACTGGAGGTTTGTCAATGGTTCTTACTCGAAGGCACCTCCGGCTAACTTTATTACTTTTCTGCAGATAGGCACATTTCATCTACCTGCAAAGACGATTAGTAAGGGTGTGAGTGTCGTGCCGACAGGAGGGACGCTTATTGTTATGCCCGGAACATATAGCGGAGCGACTACCTATAGCAAGGCTATGACCTTGAGGGGGAGTTCTCTGCTTGGGACTGTGACTATCAGATGAGCGTGATACCAGGGTTGTTTTTTACAGAGGGGTTCCCAATAAGGTGCATCCTCTGAGAAAATGGTAAGTGTATATGCAACAGATCGCGCCGCAGCAAGCGGCATGATCTGTTGCTATCTTGCCGGGCTGGAGGTCTGTTTTTCCGAAGAGTGTTTTGCTTCTCTTTATTCGCGTCAGGAACAGCGAGACTGGTAAAAGAGGTTGCGTGAAAGAGGAAGAGGTGGAGGGAATGAGGAAGATTGAAACGTACAACATCGTGATCGTCACCATATTGCTGCAGCTGGCGTCTTTGTTTTGCCCGATTGTCAGTGGCGCAGACGACACTTCAATCCGTTGTCACAGGGAGCCGTTTGTCCTGGATTCCGGTGTCCATGAAAATCTGCGGAAGGAAAGCTCTGTGCCATTTCGAGAAACGATGATAATTCCTGGTGTTCCCTGGATGCAGATCCATGTGAGTGCTTCTAACCTGGGAGAAAGGAGCTGTATTGTAATAACGTCTCTCTATGACGGGGGGCAGCAACGTCTCGACACTCAAAGTCTCGTTCAGTGGCACAATT is drawn from Candidatus Scalindua sp. and contains these coding sequences:
- a CDS encoding M12 family metallopeptidase; amino-acid sequence: MKKLNIRYLMMCSLFLLLTLPVSIMAQDAGDPYDPYAPYDNGVPEGWKVIEGDILVRISEPEGTFESNLWSNRRVPYQFDSNVSSLNQTRAVNAMAELEAVSNIDFRPRNGEGNYVHFQNSTVNNSAVGMKGGRQVINIVSWSSRFIIVHECMHAAGFWHEQSRPDRDSFVTIHLDRIPSDKEHNFDKKSSADVLGTYDFDSVMHYDQCAFSECSNCSSNLSSCRTITVKSPNTSQQGVIGQRDHLSDLDQLTMQYLYPPSNWRFVNGSYSKAPPANFITFLQIGTFHLPAKTISKGVSVVPTGGTLIVMPGTYSGATTYSKAMTLRGSSLLGTVTIR